A region from the Beduinella massiliensis genome encodes:
- a CDS encoding extracellular solute-binding protein, translating into MKKRNLFALALAFVCLASSTAFAQDAPKVSILRTWSSPPEADHPYVRYVTEKTGVEPEIRAISGNYAEGLQMIFASGMNVPDVFRPLNTGVDATLVEQDAAVPLDDLLPLYAPDMWKNIPERVWNLMRADSKDGHIYIIPQVYIDYAERGWIIRQDWLDKLGLEKPQTKDELVEVLRAFRDRDPNGNGLQDELPTTFQSDPNWMHGFFAMYGVPMFNSDPLWDIYDGKLMYSAITQNAKDALAFMAELYAEGLIDPEAFLNSGTDFNAKIQNDQVGLFYHVLHQADTAYFTNLQHVNPEAKLSAIAPPKVDGYDGFICRLEVANRDWCFPKSNEQNAANVLKYLNWFETEEGRLFTAYGIQGDTWDMVDGKVVYYPEKDSADLFGKRYHGLKGLQANDADFFVNNICAVKPDGLGEMLVDMQNTTFPASRTIAGDGLPLTVYDGYPDHKNHKLFYEYAVNIVTGEWPIEKFDEFVSEWYRTGGDVVEQRANEWYEKYRKLEDGVSD; encoded by the coding sequence ATGAAGAAGAGGAACTTGTTTGCGCTTGCGCTGGCTTTTGTTTGCTTAGCGTCGAGCACAGCTTTCGCGCAGGACGCGCCCAAGGTCTCTATCTTGAGAACTTGGTCATCGCCGCCGGAAGCGGATCACCCCTATGTACGGTACGTGACCGAAAAGACAGGCGTGGAACCGGAAATACGAGCCATTTCAGGCAACTATGCAGAGGGGCTGCAGATGATCTTCGCATCAGGCATGAACGTGCCGGACGTGTTTAGGCCGCTCAACACAGGCGTGGATGCGACGCTGGTGGAGCAGGACGCCGCTGTGCCGCTGGATGACCTGTTGCCGCTTTACGCACCGGACATGTGGAAGAACATCCCGGAGCGCGTGTGGAATCTGATGCGAGCAGACTCCAAGGATGGGCACATTTACATTATTCCGCAGGTATACATCGACTACGCAGAGCGCGGCTGGATCATTCGTCAGGACTGGCTGGACAAGCTGGGGCTGGAAAAGCCTCAGACAAAGGATGAACTGGTCGAAGTCCTGCGGGCGTTCCGGGATCGGGATCCAAATGGAAACGGGCTTCAGGATGAGCTGCCCACGACTTTCCAGTCTGATCCTAACTGGATGCATGGATTTTTTGCCATGTATGGTGTGCCGATGTTTAACTCGGATCCGTTGTGGGACATCTACGATGGAAAGCTAATGTATTCGGCGATCACGCAAAACGCCAAGGATGCTTTGGCCTTTATGGCTGAGCTTTATGCGGAAGGCTTGATCGATCCGGAGGCTTTTCTGAATTCCGGAACGGACTTCAACGCGAAGATTCAAAACGATCAGGTGGGATTGTTCTACCACGTGCTTCATCAGGCGGATACGGCTTACTTCACGAATTTGCAGCATGTCAATCCCGAAGCAAAGCTGTCGGCCATTGCTCCGCCCAAGGTAGACGGCTATGACGGGTTTATTTGCCGGCTGGAAGTGGCGAACCGCGATTGGTGTTTCCCAAAGTCGAACGAGCAGAATGCGGCGAACGTGTTGAAATACCTGAATTGGTTTGAAACGGAAGAAGGAAGGCTATTTACGGCTTACGGTATACAAGGCGATACCTGGGACATGGTGGATGGAAAGGTTGTTTATTACCCCGAAAAGGATTCGGCGGACCTGTTCGGTAAGCGGTATCACGGACTGAAGGGATTGCAGGCGAACGATGCGGACTTCTTTGTCAACAACATCTGCGCGGTGAAGCCGGATGGACTCGGCGAGATGCTGGTGGACATGCAGAACACCACATTCCCGGCGTCTAGGACGATTGCCGGAGACGGTTTGCCGCTTACCGTTTACGACGGTTATCCGGATCACAAGAATCATAAGCTCTTCTACGAGTACGCGGTCAATATTGTTACGGGAGAATGGCCGATCGAAAAGTTTGACGAGTTTGTGAGCGAATGGTATCGCACAGGCGGCGACGTCGTCGAACAGCGCGCAAACGAATGGTACGAGAAATATAGAAAGCTGGAAGACGGCGTATCAGACTAA
- a CDS encoding ABC transporter permease subunit: MKRRMSPGKIFVLVLLVVIALSMLLPFVRVISISISSRIPVERNEINILPKKITGDSYAHVLAEPRIWRSMSVTIFVTLVGTGLSIVVTALMAYAVSRKEFRPRRGVMIFVLLTMVFQAPVIPFFLTVKSFKLLNTVWALILPLTVDAFNLVIMRSFFEETPEALIDSGRIDGCGDARLLFSIVLPTAKPVLATIALFYAVSYWNIFYNALMFIYDKNLQPLQIIVRSYVETSVETPGVYLDVNYNNTTLQMATIIVVTLPILAVYPFLQKYFTAGVMIGAIKE, from the coding sequence GTGAAAAGACGGATGAGCCCGGGTAAAATATTTGTTCTTGTTTTACTCGTCGTCATTGCGCTGAGCATGCTTCTGCCGTTTGTGCGCGTGATATCCATTTCCATCAGTTCACGCATCCCGGTAGAGCGGAACGAGATTAATATCCTGCCCAAAAAGATTACGGGCGACTCTTACGCACATGTGCTTGCTGAACCGCGCATCTGGAGGTCGATGAGCGTAACGATTTTTGTTACATTGGTGGGCACAGGATTGAGCATTGTGGTCACGGCGTTGATGGCGTACGCGGTTTCGCGTAAGGAGTTTAGGCCGCGTAGAGGCGTCATGATTTTTGTGCTGTTAACCATGGTCTTTCAAGCGCCCGTCATTCCTTTTTTCCTTACGGTAAAAAGCTTTAAGCTACTGAACACGGTCTGGGCATTGATTTTGCCGCTCACGGTAGATGCTTTTAATCTGGTCATTATGCGTTCGTTCTTTGAGGAAACGCCGGAGGCGCTCATTGATAGCGGACGTATCGATGGCTGCGGGGATGCAAGACTGCTATTTTCGATTGTTTTGCCGACGGCTAAGCCTGTATTGGCTACGATCGCGCTATTTTATGCCGTTTCTTACTGGAACATTTTCTATAACGCCCTGATGTTTATCTACGACAAAAATTTGCAGCCATTGCAGATTATCGTTCGCAGCTATGTGGAGACGAGCGTGGAAACGCCAGGTGTCTATCTGGACGTAAATTACAACAATACCACTTTACAGATGGCGACGATTATTGTGGTTACACTTCCAATTTTGGCGGTATATCCATTTTTGCAAAAGTATTTTACAGCCGGAGTGATGATCGGTGCAATTAAAGAATGA
- a CDS encoding ABC transporter permease subunit, with the protein MMLRQGKKETLWQNMRRHKALYWMILPGMAYFIAFKYVPLLGSVIAFQNYQIFKGLFQSPWVGLENFRYIFQYPDFYRILGNTVKIGFAQILYGFPAPILLALLLNEVGNRKVKRCMQTVLYLPHFLSWAILGSILFEILSLNGIFNTLRVSMGMDPILYMQKVDCFVPIVILSSIWKEVGWSAIVYLAAIAGISPELYEAAVVEGASRLKQSLYITLPLLMPTITIMFLLRVGNFLNLGFEQIYVLMTPVTQSVGDILDTYVYRYGVCEGKYSVTTAIGLFKSVFGLVLMVLCNSLSKRATGRGVY; encoded by the coding sequence ATGATGCTAAGACAAGGAAAGAAAGAGACGCTTTGGCAAAACATGCGAAGGCATAAGGCCTTATACTGGATGATATTGCCCGGGATGGCTTACTTTATAGCATTTAAATATGTGCCGCTTCTTGGATCCGTAATCGCTTTTCAGAATTATCAAATATTTAAGGGGCTGTTTCAAAGTCCGTGGGTCGGCTTGGAAAACTTCCGCTATATCTTTCAATATCCCGATTTTTATCGCATTCTGGGCAATACCGTTAAAATAGGCTTCGCTCAAATATTGTATGGATTTCCTGCACCGATTCTTCTGGCGCTTTTGCTGAATGAAGTGGGGAACCGAAAGGTCAAGCGATGCATGCAAACGGTCCTTTACCTCCCACATTTTCTTTCCTGGGCGATTCTTGGCAGCATTTTGTTTGAAATATTGAGCCTTAACGGTATATTCAATACCCTTCGAGTCTCCATGGGAATGGACCCGATCCTGTACATGCAAAAGGTCGATTGCTTTGTTCCTATCGTTATCCTTTCCTCTATCTGGAAGGAGGTTGGCTGGAGCGCGATCGTCTATTTGGCTGCCATAGCAGGGATCAGCCCCGAATTATATGAGGCGGCCGTTGTAGAGGGGGCATCACGCTTGAAGCAGTCTCTCTACATTACGTTGCCGCTTCTGATGCCGACGATTACGATCATGTTTCTGCTGCGCGTGGGCAATTTTCTGAACCTTGGATTTGAACAGATATACGTCCTGATGACGCCTGTGACCCAGTCGGTGGGAGACATTTTGGATACTTATGTGTATCGGTATGGCGTATGCGAGGGAAAGTACTCCGTCACGACGGCCATTGGTCTCTTTAAATCGGTTTTTGGACTTGTATTGATGGTTCTGTGCAATAGCCTGTCCAAACGTGCGACCGGAAGAGGGGTGTATTGA
- a CDS encoding GntR family transcriptional regulator, whose product MDKVSRTNKAYEEIRASIFDGSLFGGYPVSEVELAEKLQMSRTPVREALVRLRSEGLLEYIPRKGVIVKQFSKTEIDMAYEFTEALEAKLACILAEHREKLDFSGLHARIAEMDAALDRNDIDAWVEADDQFHVDMRNLCPNKFIVDALKEVAGQIYYTRMLVTRVMLDKRRSTQEHGEMLRYIELGMGQEARDQTEQHIRRIRREVMGIL is encoded by the coding sequence ATGGATAAGGTATCGAGAACGAATAAGGCATATGAAGAAATTCGAGCCAGCATTTTCGATGGTTCTCTGTTTGGAGGCTATCCCGTTTCAGAAGTGGAGCTTGCAGAAAAGCTTCAAATGAGCAGAACCCCCGTGAGAGAAGCGCTGGTGCGTCTGCGGAGCGAGGGGCTTTTGGAATATATACCAAGGAAGGGGGTCATCGTGAAACAGTTTAGCAAGACGGAAATCGACATGGCGTATGAGTTTACCGAGGCGCTTGAAGCAAAGCTTGCCTGCATTTTGGCGGAACACAGAGAGAAATTGGACTTTTCTGGATTGCATGCAAGAATTGCTGAGATGGATGCGGCCTTGGACAGAAATGATATCGATGCATGGGTTGAAGCGGACGATCAGTTTCATGTAGATATGCGCAATTTGTGTCCCAATAAGTTCATCGTGGATGCCTTAAAAGAGGTGGCGGGCCAGATCTACTACACGCGTATGCTCGTGACGCGCGTAATGCTGGATAAGCGGAGATCCACGCAAGAGCATGGAGAAATGCTTCGGTATATTGAACTGGGTATGGGGCAGGAGGCTCGCGATCAGACGGAGCAGCATATTCGCAGAATCCGTAGGGAAGTCATGGGGATATTGTAA
- a CDS encoding ThiF family adenylyltransferase translates to MNAFSRTQMLLGEEGMERLRGAHVAVFGVGGVGSYVVEALARCGVGELSVFDDDVVSLTNVNRQLVATLETIGRPKVEVARERVLAVNADARVHARRLFYTAETAGEVDMASFSYVVDAIDTVSSKLTLIERARAAGVDIISSMGTGNKLDPTRFRIDWIENTSVCPLARVMRRELKARGIGRVKVLYSTEEPRRPLDLGEPAAAGRRQTPGSVSFVPSCAGLILAGEVVRTLAGV, encoded by the coding sequence ATGAACGCATTTTCGCGAACGCAGATGCTCCTGGGGGAAGAGGGGATGGAACGCCTGCGCGGGGCGCACGTCGCGGTGTTCGGCGTGGGCGGCGTCGGCTCCTACGTGGTGGAGGCGCTCGCCCGCTGCGGCGTGGGCGAGCTGTCCGTGTTCGACGACGACGTGGTGAGCCTCACCAACGTGAACCGCCAGCTCGTCGCAACCCTTGAGACGATCGGCCGCCCCAAGGTGGAGGTGGCGCGGGAGCGCGTCCTCGCGGTCAATGCCGACGCACGGGTGCACGCGCGGCGGCTGTTTTACACCGCCGAAACGGCGGGAGAGGTGGACATGGCCTCCTTTTCCTACGTCGTGGACGCGATCGACACGGTGTCCTCCAAGCTGACGCTGATCGAGCGGGCGCGGGCCGCGGGGGTCGATATCATCAGCTCCATGGGCACGGGCAACAAGCTCGACCCCACGCGGTTTCGGATCGATTGGATTGAGAACACGAGCGTGTGCCCGCTCGCCCGCGTGATGCGCCGGGAGCTCAAGGCGCGCGGCATCGGGCGCGTGAAGGTGCTCTACTCGACCGAGGAGCCGCGCAGGCCGCTCGACCTGGGCGAGCCCGCCGCGGCGGGTCGGCGGCAGACGCCGGGAAGCGTCTCCTTCGTGCCCTCCTGCGCGGGGCTGATCCTCGCGGGCGAGGTCGTGCGGACGCTCGCGGGGGTGTAA
- a CDS encoding peptidoglycan-binding protein: MKKAVSRALAGAILATCMAAAPFSAFAETVLANGHVYLRKGATTQSDILVVLAPNAELEVMDTQGEWYYVKYGSKKGYVRSDVVTVKGGTTFTGATTGYNTSVTSYRTLSKGSSGEDVLALETRLATLGFFDGEPDKKYDDSTVYAVRLFQEENGLKADGVAGEKTQELLLGVIGTAGGGSVSGGGATGVYRSLNLNDTGADVTALQQKLKDLGYYDGEVTGSYGRLTKEAVRQYQKKNGLGADGIAGQKTQAKLYGESTSSGTSTGTGSVQTVVSATLREGASGADVTALQQKLKDLGLYTGEITGSYGRLTKEAVRQYQKKNGLGADGIAGQKTLAKLFSETTGGTQETPSGDTNSGTTDTSATLMEGSSGVQVTALQQKLKDLGYYTGEITGSYGRLTKEAVRLYQKDKNLGADGVAGPKTLAMLNATPSTGTSGGSGSGAVSDESSKVSNTTLRLGSQGTDVKNLQQRLKDLGYLAGSADGVFGSATETALMTFQSSNGLTADGIAGKNTQTVLYGASAKAYSTATDSSTLKRGSQGTLVKNMQQKLKDLGYYTGSVTGNFGTITEEAVRSFQRANGLTADGVAGVSTLNKLYAMSGSGTTGGTENPGGSSGGQTTTAPNAASVRNVNWYTGIRPKYKAGTVMQIYDFATGYTWQCVMMSNGAHADSQPRTADDTAIMYKAFGNKNTWTPKAVWITMPDGQTYIASMHNVPHLSGSIKDNNFDGHLCIHFPREMSEAEETGPYAVSHQKAILAGWEATQKMIK, encoded by the coding sequence GTGAAGAAGGCGGTAAGCCGCGCGCTGGCGGGTGCGATACTGGCCACGTGCATGGCGGCGGCGCCTTTTTCCGCATTCGCGGAGACGGTGCTGGCCAACGGGCACGTCTACCTGCGCAAAGGCGCCACCACGCAGAGCGACATTCTGGTGGTGCTCGCCCCGAACGCCGAGCTGGAGGTCATGGACACCCAGGGCGAGTGGTATTACGTCAAGTACGGCTCCAAGAAGGGGTACGTGCGCTCCGACGTGGTGACGGTCAAGGGCGGCACCACGTTCACCGGCGCGACGACGGGATACAACACCTCCGTGACCTCCTACCGCACGCTGAGCAAGGGCTCCTCGGGCGAGGACGTGCTCGCGCTGGAGACGCGCCTGGCGACGCTGGGCTTTTTTGACGGCGAGCCGGACAAGAAGTACGACGACTCGACCGTCTACGCGGTGCGCCTGTTTCAGGAAGAAAACGGCCTGAAGGCCGACGGCGTGGCGGGCGAGAAGACGCAGGAGCTGCTCCTGGGCGTCATCGGCACCGCAGGCGGAGGCAGCGTCAGCGGAGGCGGCGCGACCGGCGTCTATCGCTCGCTCAATCTGAACGATACGGGCGCGGACGTGACGGCGCTGCAGCAAAAGCTCAAGGACCTGGGCTACTACGACGGAGAAGTGACGGGCAGCTACGGCCGCCTGACGAAGGAGGCCGTGCGCCAGTACCAGAAGAAGAACGGACTGGGCGCGGACGGTATCGCGGGGCAGAAGACGCAGGCCAAGCTGTACGGGGAAAGCACCTCTTCCGGCACCAGCACCGGTACCGGCAGCGTGCAGACGGTAGTTTCCGCCACGCTGCGCGAGGGCGCGAGCGGCGCGGACGTGACGGCGCTGCAGCAGAAGCTCAAGGACCTGGGCCTGTACACGGGCGAGATCACGGGCAGCTACGGCCGCCTGACGAAGGAGGCCGTGCGCCAGTACCAGAAGAAGAACGGACTGGGCGCGGACGGCATCGCGGGGCAGAAGACGCTCGCCAAGCTCTTCAGCGAGACGACGGGGGGTACGCAGGAAACCCCCTCCGGCGACACGAACAGCGGAACGACCGACACCTCGGCGACGCTGATGGAGGGCTCCAGCGGCGTGCAGGTGACGGCGCTGCAGCAGAAGCTCAAGGATCTGGGCTATTATACGGGCGAGATCACGGGCAGCTACGGCCGCCTGACGAAGGAAGCCGTGCGGCTGTACCAGAAGGATAAGAACCTGGGCGCGGACGGCGTGGCGGGCCCGAAGACGCTGGCGATGCTGAACGCGACGCCCTCCACCGGCACGAGCGGCGGGTCTGGAAGCGGCGCGGTGAGCGACGAGTCGAGCAAGGTCAGCAATACGACGCTGCGCCTGGGCAGCCAGGGCACGGACGTGAAGAACCTGCAGCAGCGCCTGAAGGATCTGGGGTATCTCGCGGGCAGCGCGGACGGCGTGTTCGGCTCGGCCACCGAGACGGCGCTGATGACCTTCCAGTCCTCCAACGGACTCACGGCCGACGGCATCGCGGGCAAGAACACGCAGACCGTGCTGTACGGCGCGAGCGCCAAGGCATACTCCACGGCCACGGATTCCAGCACGCTGAAGCGCGGCAGCCAGGGCACGCTGGTGAAGAACATGCAGCAGAAGCTCAAGGATCTGGGCTACTACACGGGCTCGGTCACGGGCAACTTCGGCACCATCACCGAGGAAGCGGTGCGCTCGTTCCAGCGGGCCAACGGACTCACGGCCGACGGCGTCGCAGGCGTGAGTACGCTCAACAAGCTGTACGCGATGTCGGGCTCCGGCACCACGGGCGGCACGGAGAATCCGGGCGGTTCTTCCGGCGGACAGACGACGACCGCGCCGAACGCGGCGAGCGTCAGAAACGTCAATTGGTACACCGGCATCAGGCCCAAGTACAAGGCCGGGACGGTCATGCAGATCTACGACTTCGCGACCGGCTACACCTGGCAGTGCGTGATGATGTCCAACGGCGCGCATGCCGACTCGCAGCCGCGCACGGCGGACGACACGGCGATCATGTACAAGGCGTTCGGCAACAAGAACACCTGGACGCCGAAGGCGGTCTGGATCACGATGCCGGACGGGCAGACGTACATCGCCTCCATGCACAACGTACCGCACCTGTCGGGCTCCATCAAGGACAACAACTTCGACGGCCACCTGTGCATCCATTTCCCGCGCGAGATGAGCGAGGCGGAGGAGACGGGACCGTACGCGGTGTCGCACCAGAAGGCGATCCTCGCCGGCTGGGAAGCGACGCAGAAGATGATCAAGTAA